CAACGTGCCGCCACGTTACGGAAGAGCCAAGGAAATCCCAGATGTACTTATAACCTGCAAATATCCTATGAAATTGCACGTATTCTCGTAttcatatgtatacatgtacatgcgTACGTACATAGGATTTTCAAATGGTGCTGCGAACTTCGTCTTCTCAAGTGTGAGAAGTAGGGCCTTTGGTTTTAACTCGTAAGGATTTTTTTTGCTGTGTTGATTGTTTTCAAGAGCGTGTGCGTGCAATGAAGAGAAACTGCAtagagaacagaaaaagcgtaggttctttcgccttccctaCGGCTTTCTGTTGTGTGTCGAGCCTCGCCTGGTCGGCTGTTTTggactctcttctcctctttcgaaATAGttcgctttcgtctgcgAATTCCCTGTGGGCAACTAGCGCATGCAAGAATGTTATCTCTTCGGAAACCGACTTCAAGTCTTCTTGAACGGTTCGCGTCTCCCCAGAAAAGGATGGAGAACAGCAATGTGAGGAGGGAGAAGTcggcagagcgagagggctggggaaagggagaagcgatGAGGCAGAGAGGGTCTCGCCCTGTCTTTGGGAGTTTCTTGTGTTGAAGAACAAGACTGTGTTTCCGAATGCGTGTCCAGACGTCACGAGATGGAGAGCAGCGTTCGAGAGTCTGTTGCCTAAAAATTGTCGAAAGTAGCGGCAGTGCGgaacaaaagagagacacagcagtGGGGAACActcacagaaagagacaaagaagctCGGGTCTCCAGTGCTGTTTGTTCGTATGCGCTTTCGTGTTTTCGCAGCGAGAGCACGGAacggtttcttctctcagacTGTAGATTCACCTGTATATGCGAAGAAAGGGGATTTCGGTGTCGGTAAAAGAAGAGGTAACGTGGCGCTCACCGTTGTgggcgcctcttctccctgaaCTTCCTCCTTCTTACGCATGCAGTGAGAAACCCTGCTGTGGAAACGGTGTGAACGGAGTGGTACCCTTCTAGCCTATGGGCTCCCACTGAACCGTCCAACTGGATGCAATCGCACCTAAACACAAACGTAGCTGTATACAGAGGTAAAGTGGGGACGACCTGCAAAACGACTGCTGTCGCTGCACACTCGTCGCTGTTCCTTGGGAATCGAAGAAATCAAGACATCTGTGTTTCCCTCGTTTCACTGTGTACGATGCGCCGTCTACAAACTCGCAGTGCCCTTTTGCCATTCGCAGAAAGACATTCAACAGACGGCAGACCACCGAAACCTTCAGAAAACCGTGCAGGAAATACGTGCCTACAACGCCGCGAAGCTGCTTCACAAATTCGTAAACGTATCTCTATACACGTGTGCATATAGCGACGTACGCCTGTATATAGTGCCACCTGCAGAAACGGGACGAGCTACAGAGCTAAATAGGTACACAGAGCCTGACAAGCATCTAGATATATATTCCAAAGGCAATCACGCTCGGGACTTCCTGATAACTGTCATCCAGCGTGTCAGTGACCCAGGAATCCCACCTCCTAGTGTGTAACAAAGAGTCTTCAACGCAGAAAGCCAAAGGGACTGGCAATGCCAAGGTGGTGAATGTGAAGTGGCTCTTGCAGGATTTAGGGGTCGAAAGGGAAGCTCGATTTCTGTTCACCTAAACTGTTTTCTAGGGTGAATCTAAACCCGTTAGAAAATTCGGCGAAGATTCGCTCCTGCTTCCCCCGTCACACCTGTCAAAAGATTGCTACAGCCGACAGCTCCGTGCACCCCACTCGGGATAAAGACTTGCGTACAGCAACTGTAAACTGCGTACAGCGACAAACTGGTTTCTCCACGCACTGACTGTCTGTTCAACTGTTTCCCTTTCCACGACCGCGTCACGTTTCGCCAGGGAAAAACGAGACCCCCGCGTCGACTTGCGACATTGCGTCCCCCAAAGTACGTCCAGAGTCTCGTGGCTACGGAGGTCGGTACCTGGCCCTCTGCGTGCACACATGAGCGCTCCTCAGGCAACGCCGCGAACAAAGGCGGTTTTCGCCAAACACAAAAAAGGGCATTAGCTCGCCCACATCCACATATAAAGCACGTCTCTGCAATCCGAGAAATGAAGTGTGGCGGCTGAGAAACGGTCTCAGGCGGAGAGCTGCTTCGGTGCCTATTCGCGTGTTGTGAAAAACCACTCGTTGTTTTGCGCGGATCTCCGGTTTTCCTGTCCCTCACGAAAGGCAGCTTGGCTTCCCCACCTGCCAGCAGTCACACTTGCCGCGCTTAGCCGGCACTTTCTCGGCTATTTGATTTGCTGCTACACAGCACTCCCTGCTTCCGTCTGGCATTCGCGGCGCGCGTCCCGTCAcgggtgtacatacgccCGGCGGCTCTGTCTATACAGGCGAGTGCGTGTGTTCGAAACTGCCACTCTGAATTGACGCTTGTCCTCAGCGAGGCACCGACTGTATTTTCAGCGTGTGTCACTTGAGAGATTTCGTTTGAATGTGTCCTGCGTTCTCCTGTCCGCAGAAGCTCTGTACGTGTTCTCAACAACTAGCTCTTCATGTCTACAGTTCATCGTGtttgtcttcgtcgtccaaGTCGACTTGCGGCACAGCCGTCTTGAAGGGGAACTCAATGCCCGAGTAGTCTTCGGGGAATCGCAGCACCTCGCCGTTGTCTGTGAGCATCGACACGGCGAAAGACTCGAACTCCTTCTCCCACTGCTCCCTCCCAACTTTGCCGTCCTTCAGGTCCTTCGTGAACTCCTCGAGCAACATGCGAATCTCGTGCGAATGCGGATCCTTGATGATCTGCAAACCACGCATACGAACTCGCGGGGACGCGGCGAGACGTGAAACGCGACTCccgaaaaacgagaacggACAGTGCCACCGCGGCCACACCTCTCGAAATCTTATGCGGCTTAAAATGCAGAAAACCAAGCAAAAAATGCACTGGGAAAAGCGAGTGCGCACTgacgcgcgcatgcacagatcTGAGTCAAAGCAAAAATTCACGCCAGAGACGGGCAGGGTGCTCTTCAAGTCTCCAACCTCGCCGATACCCATCGCTTTGTAATTTGACGTCAACTGTCTACACATAGTCTATATACGTGTCTGAATACGTTATTTattcgaagagaagagctaCCAGTGGTCCGTGTACCTGCTGCAGTTCCTCCACATCAATGGCGCCGTCGGCATTCAAATCGTAGCTCTTGAACTCTTTTTCCAGTTCGGTCTTTTCCACGTCGTTCAAGCTCCCGgctgaagaaacaaagcGAAAAGCGACGGATAGCTGACGGGAGAACTTCTCGTCTACAGAGCCCCCCCGAGACAGAAGCCTCCCCGCCGGCACAGTTGCCGCACAGCCTGAGTCTCTTtaaaagaagacgcagaaaacaacTCTATGTAAGTCTCTGAACACACGCAAGTTCACATATGATTCTATACACACGGATAAAGTCGCTGACGTATACATCTTCTGGAAACAGACCGCTCTCAAAGAGTCGGCGTTGTCCGCTTCCCTCTTAGTCTTTTCGTCGACATGGTGACGACGTAACCACACCCCATGAAAGCAAATCACCGACAGGAATGGAATTTATTTCAACAAATAATCCACAGAAACCGCACTTACTTCCCTCCGTCTCGATGAACTCGGTGACGGTGATCTTTCTGTCGCCGTTCTTGTCTTGAGCCTGCAAGAGACCGAGAAACTCGCCCGAATGAGAAAATAGCAGCGATGCGAAAAAACCAAGCCGCACGAGTCCAGAGAGCTCCGCGGAACTtcccacacacacacacacacacatcgataacaaaaacggaaaaagtgcagggcatgcatgcaagcatcAACTTACTTCCCCAAGCATATGTACAAGTGtatgcacacatgcatatgaaTACACATGCAAGAAGTCTTTGGGGAGAGCCGAGAAAAGCACGCCGGTGAATACATATTCCtatatttgtgtatacgTATTGTGGTGTCTTCGAGTGTGCAAGGTTCCTGTGCGGAGAGACAGTCGAATTGTCCGTTGCAAGAGTCTTGTGCAGATGAGTGCCAGCTCGTACGTTCAGAATTTCCTCGATTTCGATCTTCATGAGACCTTCGTCTTTCCCAGGATCCATGAGGATTCGGATCTCAGATAAATCCAGCAGTCCGTCGTTGTCCTTGTCGACAGTCTTGAAGCGTTGCTCGACTTCTTTCtgcaaggagagacaaagaactcTTAGCTCATTCCAGACCCTCTACAAACCCCTCCACCTTTTCAGAACAGGTTGCTCGTGTCGCGACAAACACACACGGATAAAACACAGACATGTTCAGGACACCCGCCATGAATGCATGCGTAGACCTGAAGCAACCCCTAGACAGCTGTACGTATCTGGGCAGTGCGTTGAACCCTCTGTCTTGGTTatccttcctctgcctcttcctccaatCCAAAGaagttgtttttctctcgttgctCGCGACTGCCTCCCGCATCCCCCCCCCACCCACCCCAACGCCCctatgtgtgtgcgtgtcaGGTTTTCTTCACACAGCAGAAGCGCGTCCTCCCAACATTTGTTTGCACGTTTTCGCGTTTACTCTGTCTGCGGaacttgtcttttttttcaaaCGAAACATTCGCGTGTACCTTGTGTTGCTCGAGTTGCTTCTGGTCTAGGCTGTCCACGTACGTGGCCTCAagttcagagagagaaactttGCCGTCGTTGTCTTTGTCGATCGCCTGGAACTCCATGCGGACCTGGTGCTGGTGCATCGCGTTCTTCAACTTTGCACTCCattctttcgcttcctcggtGTCGATTGTGTTGTCTTGGTTCGTGTCGATGAGGTCGAAGAGCGCCAGCATGCGTTCCTTGATGTCCTTCACGTCCATCTGCATGAGTTCCGCGAGCTTTTCTCCTGACAACTTGGGCATCGCCGCCTCCGCGAACTGCGAAGGCGCGCCAGAgagtgcagagaaagcaaacgaaaaaaggaagagagaaaacacgcaAAGGGGCAGAGACTTTCGGAGTCGGTGCAGCTCCCGCGCAAGGAAGACCGCACCCAGAGACACCCGGCAGGTCGGTCTGTCTGCGAAGGCCGCCATTGTTTTCTCGAGATAAGCGACGAAAGTAGAATTGATTGGGGGGAACAGTCGAGagcgcgacgagaagaagatcagaagaagaggagaagaggacgagaaaaggcAAGACAACGAACACCGCCGAAGCAACCACGTTGGAGAGTCGGAAAACTCGAACTTTTTTGTGTGGTTGAGAAGGGCAGCAACCGAGATCCGGTTTCCTGCAGAACCAGCTAAATTGTTGAGGCAAAAGTTGAGGATagaagagacaccgaaaaagttcgagagaaaggagaagtaGACAGAAAGAACGCTGTGCAGTGTTCGAACAGGCAGACGAGAGGAGGGggggagaaaaaaactgAAAAGGTTGTCTCACACCCACGCTCACCCGCCTCGCCAGCCGACTAGCAGCCGCCACGCGTGGTGGCTTCTCGTCTCGTAGAAAAGACGAAGTGGCGCttgcgagaaaaagacaaagaagctCAGACGCTTACCCCCCGCAACTTTTTTCATCGAAATCGCCCGTCGTTACGTGTAACATATTGATGTGATGGAGCAACTTTGGGGAGACTCGGCCATGGGGCGCAAAAGGTACCTCTCGGCGTTTGTCAGAAGCCATTTGGATATCAGTTGCAGAAGGGGCGGTCTAGTGCCtctgaggagaaaagaagttGGAACGTTTAAAGGAAACTTCCTcagagaaaaccgagaaaaacacacagcAGCAGACACTCGGGGTGTGTGTGAATGGTGATGAGGTCGGAAACGCTGGTGTATGCACCTGGCAGTAAAATCGGAGTCACCGATTTGAAGGAACCTGAATGTCCCATGACGTGGAAATCCACCATGTTCAGCATTGCGTACTTCTAAAGTCATGTGTAAACACGCTGAACAAGTCGTCGTCGCTTTGCTCAGCCTCTAGGCTATCTGCTGGAAACTACCTGTCAGAGACCCGCAGCCGCACTGATGGCGCAAGCACTTGCGGTAGTCAAGTCACATGTTCCGGCTGTCTatgcacagacagaaaggaaatgCTCCTGCAGACGGAAACGCGCACTTAGTGCTGCAAACGATCCCACCGCTCACACACCAATTTGCACATAACTCCACGTCGACTAGACGTCCGGGCAATTTGCTAGGCAGAGTAAAAATGGAGTCACCCGTGCTTGACAGAGACCGCAGGACCTTTGGGGAAGACTCTGAGGTGTTCTTTACTGATGTAAAGCTTTTTAACTTAAAGCACATACCCAGGAGGCAACGGGACGCACCAGTTAGACTTCATAAGTGTGTGCTTGGGGTGCTTCTTTGCAGAAAACGGGATGCGCAGCGTAGCAGCAGACGAACGCCTGCAAACAGAAAGAGTTCACTGCGACTGCACCTCCCTAGGAGTTTGTTTCTGCGGACGCACAATGCAAATCCTTGAAACCTGATCTGCGTTCCGTACCATCGATTCTAATTCAAATATGTGACCAAGAACTGGCAATCGCATTGGGGCATTTCCTCTTTCGGGCTatcgaagcagaaaaacgtttCTCAACTCTTGAAAAAGACAACACGACGGGGGGTACGATAGAAAGTGACGCTCGCACTGGTTAACTGCTATTCCTGCATTTACGCACCGCCAACCAAGAGCCAGacaaacaagagaaagaactaCCTCACCAGTGGAGAGTTCTCTTGAATGTGGTTGGTACACCACATGAGACATCTCAGTCCACAAAAGCAACGCAtctgtcttctgcttttAGGTTAGGGTTATGTCGTCGTATCACCAAAACGGTAAAAAATGGTGCATTTGTGATCTCCCAGTTCACTTAAAACCCTCTATCCATGGAGAAAAAGGTGtagtctctgcctctccacagcAGAGGGAAAAAAACGTTTGACAACCGCACAAATTGAGATTTGAATCAGCAGTGTGTCGACGCTCTTGAAGTTGATAAAGCGCTTTCTATACTCTCAGCTTATCAGGCAGCAGCATACCCAGGCGAAGCAAACTCGCTCAACGTTTTTTGAAACGAATGACTAGTCTTATATTTTGCAAAGATACTATAATATCTGGAACAAAGGATGACGCACTGGAAGATTCACAGCGTTGCTTTCCGCAGAGGCACAAATTGACCGGGTAGGTGTTTTGGAGCTTTCACAGATTTTGATCTACAAAATGCTACACATGCAGCTCGCGGGAACCactcagagaaaaaacaagaagcgGGTTCTTTGGTCATCCATCAAAACTGTAAcgctgcgtttctgtcgcaGAATGAGGAACCTCTGTTCGTGACAGAAACGCTTGTCTACGAGGAAAGAGCTTTTTCCAGCCCCCTAGTCGACCCGCACACTACGAGCGTATCTGCGAAAAGACCCTTTGTCAGAAACGAATAGACGGATGAGGTGTGAACGAAACCTGTAGACAAATGTCGAAACCCTACGTGCGTTCTACAGCAGAAACATTACGATTTTAGACTGGTTGCTTCAGTGGAACAAACCTCCCAACCAGGTGCCAGGCTGACACCAAAAACTAAACCTATAAACATCCGTTCAGACTTCCATGAGGAAGGCAACGCCAGCAATGAAAATGGTAGTTGTACAGCTTGCACACAAATAAGGTAGACACGGTAACAACGCTGACGGCACAGCTGTGTGCAGACCAGATTGGGCTCTGTTTCTGACGCACTGGATTAAAGACTTTCGTCTGTGCAGGGCAAAACAGGCGGGAAGTCACTCTGCTGAACAGGCGACAGCATTGCGTTGGGACTTAACAGCCCACGCAGAAATCCACTTCTTCGAGTGTATTGCTTGGACACGCGACTTCTGTGTGTGGCGATTTCCTGTGTACCGCGTCTCTTCCCGTCCAGGAATTTCTAGAAGTTCTGTTTCCATGTGCACTTTTCTCGTGTTTTCGCGGACCACCCTTCTTTTCACGGGGGAACAGCAGTGGCTGTGCGTGAGAAACGCGAATTTTCGCTGTCAAATCGGCCGAGCAGCATGCACCCGCCAGCAGCTCGCGTGCGGCGCTTTCCACCAGTTTTCCGCAATAGAAAAGTGTCTTCTTCCGTAAACGTTTCTGTCAGATTCGGGATCGGTCGCTAGACCGTTTTCTGCGCCGGGTGTCGCCTGAAACGACaagtcgccttctcgccgagAAGTTGAACATTTTTGGACTGCCTCAGGCTGCGTCCCGAACACCAAACTCTgcgctctctcgttttctggatttcttcGGTGCACATCCTCacgctgcttttctctcgtcgcaGCAGACCGACGTgcgtttccgtttctcgaGCTTTGCTGCATGTTGTGTCGTTCCGATCGTCGTGACCCTCCTTCGAACGACTCGCCGCCGGCCGCCTCTCAGTCGACGTGCTCGTGCGTGGCTGGACTCGCAAAACATTTCTTCACGCGTTTGACGATGTCCTCTTCACATCGACAATCCTCCGACTGTCCAGGTAGACGTTCTGGGCTCCTCTTGCTTTTCATAGGCGCCGCGCGTCCGCAAGCGACATAGTGCTGTTTCTTTTGCCAGTTTGCGGCGCGTTTCAAGGGACTGGCGCCTCTCGAAGGCCATCCAGAGAAAGCATACGTCAAATCCTTTTCCTCACCGCGAGAAAGGTCGCGCTGGCGGAAAAGTGAAGTTTCTGTCACAGCCGCGTCTTTGGATCTGGTAGAGAATCCAGTCAAGGTGGAATGAAGTAGGCACTCAGGAggcgaacgcttcgtcactcgtcgccagaggagacactcgtcgatgcatgcgcgtttcCCTGTTTCTGCGAATCCAATCGAGGAAGCGCAcctgccctctctctctcaccctcTCAGGCGACTTGTTTGTACGTGTGAAAACGTCCCTGTTGCGCGCTGTGTCCGACGACAGTCGCGCGGCATGCCTCTTGCTCGAATCAACAGagcgttcttcgtctgtccGGAAAGGGTGAGACTCAGTCTCTGCGTTCGCCTGACACCTCTCGAAGCCTCCTGTcgctctgccttttctttctcgtcagAGAGTCCGCCTTTCTCGACGCTGCCTCCAGCttgaagagaacagagaggacaagTTCTGGATCAAGACCTTCCATCACTGCGACTCTTCCAGCGAGAACTGTGGAGCTGTTTCGCGTACACAAgctcgtctcctccgccaCCGGCGAGACTGACACCATGGGCGGCGtctcgaaggcgaagggagCGACTAGGAGTTCCGAGAAGGCTCTCCATTTTGCAGAACGTTTTCttgacgacgagagagaaaagaaaaaacttcAAGAGGAAGTCAACGGAACTCGAGACAATGGAGGACTCACCGCAGACTCTGCCGTCGGTTTGCAGAACGACGAACCTGATGTGAGTGCTGTGAGAGACCGTCACTTCTCACGCTTCtcatctttctctcgcttctcttgctctttcgcttcctctctcccacCGCGTCTgccgcgttctctcttccctctctcttcttcctttctccccgtcGCGTTGCAGTCTGCTTTCTGTCCCCGGCTcttttcgttcctcttcacGCGGAGACTGGA
This Toxoplasma gondii ME49 chromosome VIII, whole genome shotgun sequence DNA region includes the following protein-coding sequences:
- a CDS encoding calcium binding protein precursor, putative (encoded by transcript TGME49_229480~Signal peptide predicted by SignalP 2.0 HMM (probability 0.985) with cleavage site probability 0.616 at residue 49~Predicted trans-membrane domain (TMHMM2.0):29-52), producing the protein MAAFADRPTCRVSLGAVFLARELHRLRKSLPLCVFSLFLFSFAFSALSGAPSQFAEAAMPKLSGEKLAELMQMDVKDIKERMLALFDLIDTNQDNTIDTEEAKEWSAKLKNAMHQHQVRMEFQAIDKDNDGKVSLSELEATYVDSLDQKQLEQHKKEVEQRFKTVDKDNDGLLDLSEIRILMDPGKDEGLMKIEIEEILNAQDKNGDRKITVTEFIETEGTGSLNDVEKTELEKEFKSYDLNADGAIDVEELQQIIKDPHSHEIRMLLEEFTKDLKDGKVGREQWEKEFESFAVSMLTDNGEVLRFPEDYSGIEFPFKTAVPQVDLDDEDKHDEL